A genomic window from Caldicellulosiruptor kronotskyensis 2002 includes:
- a CDS encoding 2-oxoacid:acceptor oxidoreductase family protein, whose amino-acid sequence MNDIIIAGIGGQGNILLSRVICQLFMNRGFDVKSAENIGMSQRGGSVVSYIRVGDEVGPIVPDGKADILIGLEMSEAARNVNKINKDSVVVLNNKFVRPKNSDLKKQEILNLIESNISKFYILNAYDIALELDMPKAENITMLTLICKKEIFPFSKEEIMTALKLVLSPQMYEMNKILVEKIYEKY is encoded by the coding sequence ATGAATGATATTATAATAGCGGGAATAGGTGGACAGGGAAATATTCTTCTTTCAAGGGTGATCTGTCAACTTTTCATGAACAGAGGTTTTGATGTAAAGTCAGCTGAGAATATTGGAATGAGCCAAAGAGGCGGTTCTGTTGTAAGTTATATCAGAGTAGGAGATGAAGTTGGACCAATTGTGCCAGATGGTAAAGCTGACATTCTAATAGGACTTGAGATGTCTGAAGCAGCAAGAAATGTTAATAAAATTAATAAAGATTCTGTAGTTGTTCTAAATAATAAGTTTGTAAGACCTAAAAACTCAGATTTAAAAAAACAAGAAATACTCAACCTCATTGAGTCAAATATTTCAAAATTTTATATATTAAATGCATATGACATTGCTTTAGAATTGGATATGCCAAAAGCAGAAAATATTACAATGTTAACTTTGATATGTAAAAAAGAAATTTTCCCTTTTTCAAAAGAAGAAATTATGACAGCTTTAAAGCTGGTTTTGAGTCC